ATTATTCTTACAAGCTACAAAGAATAATTCTTCCCTCCAAATATTAACACCATTTTCCACATATGTAAACAACTTTTCGCACTTGTTCAAAGTTAGCGCGTCGAATATATCACCGAGAAGAACTACGGGCATTGTTGGCGTTACCATCTGTCGCCTACAAGACTCTATGCAAAAACAAACATAGTTCTCTAGGGTGTTGGGTTCTTCTACCAACAATTCGAGAAGTTTATCTCGAAATGCTTGGTCCATTGCAGCTTTCCGGTCCGTTTCATTGGCATTCTTTGAAAAAGATTCGAGTAATTCGATATTATTTGTCACGAAGGCTTTTGATAATACATcctgcaaaataaataatttgcttttaCGTAAAtgagcaaaatatatttaatgaatgttaTTAGTAAGGTTATATGAGGGACCTTATATTTCACCCGTAACTGATCAAATCCATTTTTTTCAGACATTGTTATTCCGTTATTAATACAATCGCATAGCAATCCTCAACACTGATTTGCACTAAAAAACTATTACaaacttaatacaaaaaaaatgttttattcataaaattgcttcgacataaacaaaaaacaaattctaaaagatatttttatcatcagATTCAGGACCACAGGGcacagatatattaaaatgtctaaATGAGAAGAGACAGTAAATAATTGACACTATACATTAATACTTTATGGTAGCAACTTAGCAACTAGTTATACAGTAGATAATACTTGTAAGCGAGGGAAatcattctttaattttattttttaagctaaattattatttttgtcaactGTGCTTCAATGtatgactaaaatattttttattcgtatattgcttattttttaatttttaaaattatctcttATGTTGGgaggaataatttattattatttttttaggtttattcaaattttgggtcaattaatattctttttcgAATTTCGCATCTTGAGCTCTAAATAGACTTCAGTACAGTATACTGTGAATAGAGATATCAAAGCAGGTTTATAAAATAGAGcctcaaagaaaaaaatcaatatatataaactcaatTAATTGAACCTGTATAGTTATATCATTTTCATTGAAGATTATACATATGTCGATTATGAATTAAGGTAGTAAACCtatcgttaatttaataataaaattaacattgatgttgcttatacaattttaaaattataataatattaataatgagtcTGTGAATCAGTCGATTTTTATATGGTGAATAATAATTGATCATGATTGGCTAAAAGGACTAAATGTTGAATTTTAACCAATCACATTAGATTAGTAATGGAGGATAGACAGCTGTAACAATGTTGACAGATAATTGAATTGATGTTTTCTTGTCGTATGTGGCGTCTTGTGTATTTatctttctttttaatattttaataaaaattgcatttatttagtgttttttatataactttacgtTTACTTTAAATGGTTAGGTGTAAGTGTTCATAATCATAAGGAAATAGTAAAGTAGCGCTTGAATTCAGTTTTCTAAGTCTAAAATGGATAGAAATAATATGAGGTGAGAACGATGCTTTGTTGTACTAACGTTTCTCTTGCAAGCCTTTCACATATATGTTACGTGATCATTGAGTTAAATGAGCTTACTTTTTGTCAATAAAGTCTATAAATATGAAACCTAATATATTGATCCCATTTTTTTGTCTCGCAACAACTCGATAGGAGGATCTAATGTATCGCTAATCGCTATTTATCCATATAACGTGCTTTTagacaaatattatcttttaaaaataatatttttaaattttgtaacgtAGCCGTTTTCATACagcgatttgttttatttatgttgttatcaattcttatctCGTCACTAAACACGAAGTCACGAATAGTGCACGCACACTCCATGATATCATTAACCGATAgtcatattcaattttattttgaaatcgtaaacaattgtattttaaattaataaagtgtaAATTTCGAGTAAGTTATTTTTCTGAAAGGATAATAAGTTcaagaagatattttttttttgttaaaaaaacttgaattaaatacttttttaatacatacttaTTGTACATAAAACGTGTTACaggaaataagtaataattacatatcaactttttttttaactatattgatgataaacaaaaatatgtttttgtataaatttgttttaatattattagaacaaaattagtttttcaaaacattgtatattgttattattttttcagatCAAATTATGTGAATAGTGGACCTAGGTCTCTACCACACATGGGAGGTGGCAAGCGTCACAATGGCAATGGTCACAATGGGTCCCGGCTCAGCCCACCAGCACAGACTGCCAACAATAATCACAATAACAGCAATCACCATGATGatctgattaattatatttttgaatcctGGAATAAGGTAACtatgttatgatatatattatattatatgtgtatgaataattgaataacattttGCAATTATCATGAATAACACCTTTGAGTTAGCTATCTAGAAtatgattacttttatttatagataaaatcaaaGTATGTTTACTTAATCTGAAAGTACTTTCTAACTTCTTATGAGGAGAgtataaatttgtaacaaacctgcataggaaatattaatattatataataatttaactaatgaGAAGgacaattaaacttatttaaaataatttttttcctaTAAAACTTAACTTGTGGGGATAGGTTTGatagaaatatcaaaataatgctAAGATACTATCTGAAgtcattgtaaaattaattcttaaataattctacatcatttaaaatataatagagtaATGATTGTGATCCTAATGCAATATGTAATGTTGGTTAGTTGGTTACTTGTATTAGCaatgtaagtaataataatactttatttttcagGTAACTCGTGAACTAGAAAGAGGCAACGATGAAGCAAAATACTATCAAGACGTTTTAGGTCCACGACAGCTGGCTAATTTTAGACCATTTAACCTGGAGGAGTGGTGGGGCCGTCGTGTTATCCAGAGCATAAATCGTAATAAGCATCGGTCTTAGTTCTTACAAAGTGGCGAGTTATTGATATCTCATTGTGACATCATGGCTTCACTATATTTTCTTCTGATCATACTTTTGGTACATTCTTTGACTAGTTTTCAAAGTTGGTATTGGTAGattgaaatgtataatatttaaatataattacatcatttttcatattattatgtgGGACATATTTATTAGGCATTTGTTAAATCATGGGAAAACCATaaatgtgttatataatatgtttttaataactcTTTTGAtgaacaaacaattattataaaaagaagtaATAAGTTAGTATAATTACGTATGctttacaaaactattttcttcaattaatgtaacttacattaatttattgacagaaataaatataattcaggcTAAGTACACTAAACACATTTCTAGACACGATATTCACTAAAGATCActattgaatttttctaaataatcttttttatttgcacAATAATTCTcacatacaatatttaaaaaagtatgtacaaaatttattgtattgtacacattaaaacaaattaatcaattCTATTCTCACATTAattacatagaaatattttacaagatggtacatcaaaattttaatgccctattattaaaataatgtaattgttaataGAAAGACATTTGTTATTtgaattccattttttttaaacatatgacGTACAATACTTATGCGTGATTAATGATGGcaataacattacatttaactattaagatGTACAATGAGATATTTTTAACCTTATATAGAGTGTGTTTGTAACACTGATCTTCGTTTTCCAACATGTCACTACGAATGAAAACTgcgaattataaatttacataatgttaagttcaaaaattttaaactttgataATATTTCTCTGTGTTGGAAATATCCTGGATTTTTAAAGCACGTAGGAGATTATTAAGtaggttttgtaaaaaaaaaattaagttagcatgaatatctatttttacttgtaattattataaggaAATGTGTTATAACCATTTAGAAACAGCTAGATATTTCGTGTTTTATTCGTGACTTggtcattttaaattgtttttttttttgtgtttatataaattgtaatttgtcTATGGACAGAggaatagcaatatttattatatctgcaATTTAAATGACATCACATAGTGTTTAAGGAGTTGTCACGGATGAATAGAATGACGTTCTTTAGTTGAGTTTTGAGTGACAAGATTTAAACTAACCCTATTGTTAGTGTATTCTGACAGCAATAATGTATTGAGCAATATCAATTTTTACTTAACATAATGATAACACCGAAATAAACTACAATagagttacatttaaaatattgtaaattttaaacaaaagtattattcattatttatattattattatttaaaatgtacaatataaatatccgataaaaataagcaactaattgaaaattaaaggaCGTACTTCTATGTGTCTTTTATCCgagtttgataaataataatttttatctattacttcaacatattattattatacaagtgACATTCCATTCATTTTGTCTTGTACTTAGCGtttgaaataattgtaaatattttgaaaaacgaCAAAACAACAGATCacggaatttaataaaacatttttaagaaaactcattttcttttatttagtaaattattatggtAACActgatttatattacattttaagaatatccataaattattctaatgttCATCAATACTTCATATTGACGTTGGTCAAAGATTATGAGCTTAATTTTATCATGCTGTTCAATTGCTGATGGATTATATACTCCAGTATATACTGGATTTAGAATTAGATTCGAAACTCAGTTTGGAAGTCTCAATTAATCACTTCAAGTTATATTGGTGCTTGCCGCGATTGGAATTCGATTTCACGTTACGCTGTATCTTGAGAAAGGTACTTATACTATtacttataagtatataattctaGTTTATAgtcaaacattatataattataaaataactacgtTCCGCGCGGGGGAGAGGCGTAGGAGTGAGGTACACTGTTATTTTCGGTACTCCAATACCTGATAACgcgtatgcaaaatttcatgatgctCGGTCGAATAGTTAGGAGTTGAAAGTGCGCCAAATAAAGACTCAATttagtattcataatattagctAGGATAGCCATCAGCGCCGAGAAAAACAAACGATAATAATTAGCATTGAAAGTGGCCTATAAATTTTTATGAATCATGATTTATTAGCATAGACATTGcaatcaaaaatacttttaatatatttgtgaagagagttattttttatttaattgtgtttacTCTTTTGAAACTTTTCGCGCTGACTTGTTTCttgaaattaactttttaaacttatcaataaaactaaagtaatagtcatgtaaatatcccgttttagttAGGTTGGGTttagggattgcaatccggaaAAACGGATCCAGTAATCCGGCGGATCCGGCAACATTATACGTCTACCGGATCCGGTACCAATATACCGGATCCGGTGCTAGCAATTTTGGCAAAATAATAGAACTGTTGCATGAGTAGACACTTTAAATgcgcttaattgttaaaaactctttaatctaggcttgattaaattacatcgttaatgtactgcagaacatactatcagcactgcttaaaaaacttcggttttgatactgaactgatattattggCATGAGCAAGAGTCATGGTCAAAGTAGGTaagcttatgaattgttatgaacAGCTGTGCTTCGTACATTAGCTATGATTAGATAATat
The DNA window shown above is from Vanessa tameamea isolate UH-Manoa-2023 chromosome 16, ilVanTame1 primary haplotype, whole genome shotgun sequence and carries:
- the LOC113393934 gene encoding uncharacterized protein LOC113393934, whose translation is MDRNNMRSNYVNSGPRSLPHMGGGKRHNGNGHNGSRLSPPAQTANNNHNNSNHHDDLINYIFESWNKVTRELERGNDEAKYYQDVLGPRQLANFRPFNLEEWWGRRVIQSINRNKHRS